A single window of Sporosarcina sp. FSL W7-1349 DNA harbors:
- the opp3C gene encoding oligopeptide ABC transporter permease, giving the protein MTQPIEELPKESFERIIVDSHQAEKISKPSLSFWQDAWLRIRKNKAAIFSVFILLFLIFMAFVGPSMVPHDPENVRVTHANLPPKIPGLENLGIADGEGKLGSKVVNLYEMKKVEEYYWFGTDSLGRDLFSRLWKGTQISLYIAFVAAVIDMLIGVIYGGISGYYGGRVDDIMQRIAEILIGIPTLVIVILMIMVMKPGIWSIIIAISITGWIGMSRIVRGQVLKFKNQEFVLAAKTLGASDGRIIKKHLLPNIMAIVIINMMFTIPTAIFFEAFLSFIGLGLQAPKASLGTLINDGYRFLEYQPHMLFFPAVVLSILMIAFNLIGDGLRDALDPKMKD; this is encoded by the coding sequence ATGACCCAACCCATAGAAGAATTACCGAAGGAATCATTTGAACGAATCATCGTGGATAGCCATCAGGCTGAGAAGATTTCCAAGCCGAGTTTGAGCTTCTGGCAAGACGCCTGGCTGCGTATCCGGAAAAATAAAGCCGCTATTTTCAGTGTGTTCATCCTGTTATTTCTCATCTTCATGGCATTCGTCGGTCCGTCCATGGTGCCGCATGACCCCGAAAACGTCCGGGTCACTCACGCCAATCTGCCGCCGAAGATCCCGGGTCTTGAAAATCTTGGCATTGCGGATGGGGAAGGAAAGCTCGGATCCAAAGTCGTCAATCTTTATGAAATGAAAAAAGTCGAAGAGTATTATTGGTTCGGGACGGACAGCTTGGGACGCGATTTGTTCAGCCGTCTGTGGAAAGGAACGCAAATCTCCCTGTACATCGCTTTTGTGGCGGCCGTCATCGATATGCTGATCGGTGTCATCTACGGCGGGATTTCCGGCTATTATGGCGGCCGCGTTGATGATATTATGCAGCGGATTGCGGAAATCCTAATTGGGATTCCGACGCTCGTCATCGTCATTTTGATGATCATGGTCATGAAGCCGGGCATTTGGTCCATCATTATCGCCATATCCATTACGGGCTGGATCGGGATGTCGCGGATCGTTCGAGGACAAGTGCTGAAATTCAAAAACCAGGAATTCGTCCTGGCGGCGAAAACACTCGGTGCCAGTGACGGGCGGATCATCAAAAAACATTTGTTGCCGAATATTATGGCGATCGTCATCATCAATATGATGTTCACGATTCCGACGGCGATCTTCTTCGAAGCGTTCCTCAGCTTCATCGGTCTCGGGTTGCAGGCACCAAAAGCTTCGCTTGGAACATTGATCAATGACGGTTATAGGTTTCTGGAATACCAGCCGCATATGTTGTTCTTTCCGGCCGTCGTATTGAGTATCTTGATGATCGCATTCAACTTGATCGGCGATGGATTGCGTGATGCACTTGATCCGAAGATGAAAGATTAA
- a CDS encoding peptide ABC transporter substrate-binding protein, translating to MKHRLVWLLSLLLIVSVFLAACGGKNETEEDTSTPTENGQDKEEGNTEEAGEPDAEQVLHLIEAAEIPSMDLSIAEDQVSFLVLSNVMEGLYSLDQESMPVPAMAEGEPEISDDGKTYTFKIRDDAKWSNGDPVTAHDFVYSWQRAIDPDTASPYGPYLMAGMVKNATEIGKGEAEITDLGIRAEDDKTLVIELENPVAYFLSLMAFPTFFPLNEDFVTEHGDKYAANSDAMLYNGPFKLTDWDGTGDWKYVKNDQYWDKDTVKLDEITVNVVKETATAVKLYEQGQIDRTVLSSEYAMQYTDNPEVVHELETSVFYFKLNQERNGKATPLANENIRKAIARAFNKQELTDAILANGSLPANYLVPVEFTYDEDGKDFRDYSGEYLEYNVDEAKKYWEKGLEELGTDQVTLELLGGDTENAKKQQEWFKSEFERNLPGLTINLKEVPFAVRLKLDNSSDFDIQNAGWGADFSDPISFMELFTTDSPQNLTGYSNPELDQLVEATKVELADDPVARYEAFAKAEKILLEDDAAIAPQYQRGRAALMKPYVKGLVTHPFGGDYSFKWTYISGKE from the coding sequence TTGAAGCATCGTTTAGTTTGGCTGTTGAGCCTATTGCTCATTGTGAGCGTTTTCCTAGCTGCTTGTGGCGGAAAGAATGAAACGGAGGAAGATACGTCCACTCCGACTGAGAATGGACAAGACAAGGAAGAAGGAAACACGGAAGAGGCAGGAGAGCCCGATGCGGAACAGGTGCTGCATTTGATCGAAGCTGCTGAAATCCCTTCGATGGACCTTTCCATTGCGGAGGACCAAGTCAGCTTCCTCGTCTTGAGCAATGTTATGGAAGGCCTTTACAGCCTTGACCAAGAAAGTATGCCGGTTCCGGCAATGGCGGAAGGCGAACCTGAAATTAGCGATGATGGTAAAACGTACACATTCAAAATCCGTGATGATGCCAAATGGTCTAATGGAGATCCCGTGACTGCCCATGATTTCGTCTATTCTTGGCAACGGGCGATCGATCCGGACACCGCGTCGCCGTACGGCCCTTACTTGATGGCCGGCATGGTGAAAAACGCAACGGAAATCGGAAAAGGGGAAGCGGAGATTACTGACCTCGGGATCCGGGCGGAAGATGACAAGACTCTCGTTATCGAACTTGAAAATCCAGTGGCGTACTTCTTATCCCTTATGGCGTTCCCGACATTTTTTCCATTGAATGAGGACTTTGTAACGGAACACGGGGACAAGTATGCAGCCAATTCAGATGCAATGTTATATAACGGTCCGTTCAAATTGACGGATTGGGATGGGACAGGCGACTGGAAGTATGTGAAGAATGATCAGTATTGGGATAAAGACACTGTGAAGCTTGATGAAATCACAGTCAATGTCGTAAAGGAAACTGCTACGGCAGTGAAACTATATGAACAGGGACAAATCGACCGAACCGTCCTATCTTCCGAATATGCGATGCAGTACACGGATAATCCGGAAGTGGTACATGAATTGGAAACGTCTGTGTTCTACTTTAAATTGAACCAAGAACGTAACGGGAAAGCGACCCCGCTCGCGAATGAGAACATTCGTAAAGCAATAGCTCGCGCGTTCAACAAACAGGAATTGACGGACGCTATTCTGGCAAACGGTTCCCTTCCGGCGAACTACCTGGTCCCGGTTGAGTTCACGTATGACGAAGATGGAAAAGACTTCCGTGATTATAGCGGCGAATATCTCGAATACAATGTGGACGAAGCGAAAAAATATTGGGAAAAAGGCTTGGAAGAGCTAGGTACTGATCAAGTGACACTGGAACTTCTTGGCGGCGATACAGAAAACGCGAAGAAGCAGCAAGAGTGGTTCAAATCCGAGTTTGAACGCAATCTCCCAGGACTTACGATCAATTTGAAAGAAGTGCCGTTCGCTGTCCGCCTGAAATTGGATAACAGCAGTGACTTCGATATTCAAAACGCAGGTTGGGGAGCGGATTTCTCGGATCCGATTTCCTTTATGGAACTGTTCACTACCGACAGTCCGCAAAACTTGACGGGCTACTCGAATCCGGAATTGGATCAATTGGTCGAAGCGACAAAAGTTGAACTTGCGGATGATCCGGTTGCCCGCTACGAAGCTTTTGCAAAAGCTGAAAAGATTCTTTTGGAAGATGATGCTGCTATTGCACCACAGTACCAACGCGGGCGTGCAGCTCTCATGAAACCGTATGTCAAAGGGCTTGTCACACACCCATTCGGTGGGGACTACTCCTTTAAATGGACGTACATTTCCGGAAAAGAGTAA
- the trpS gene encoding tryptophan--tRNA ligase produces MTTIFSGVQPTGIITLGNYIGAFRQFVEVQHEADCIFSIVDQHAITVQQEPDELKKAIRSLAATYIASGIDPEKSVLFIQSEVPAHAQAGWIMQCVSYIGELERMTQFKDKSEGQEGVSAALLTYPPLMAADILLYNTDVVPVGEDQKQHLELTRDLAERFNRRYGEVLTIPEVRIPKNGARVKSLQDPVKKMSKSDPNKKGTLYLLDTPKEIEKKIKSAVTDSEGVVRFDVAEKPGVSNLLTIESALSDVAIDDLVAKYEGLGYGAFKTGVAEAVVAHLTPIQEKYYELLDSTILDDILDQGAEKANAIASVTLGKMEAAMGLGRKR; encoded by the coding sequence ATGACGACCATTTTTTCAGGCGTACAGCCAACAGGCATCATTACATTGGGGAATTATATTGGAGCATTCCGGCAGTTTGTCGAAGTTCAACATGAGGCGGACTGCATTTTTTCAATTGTCGACCAACATGCAATCACGGTCCAGCAAGAACCAGATGAATTGAAGAAAGCGATCCGTTCATTGGCGGCGACATATATCGCAAGCGGCATCGATCCGGAGAAATCCGTTTTATTTATACAGTCGGAGGTACCGGCGCATGCCCAAGCCGGCTGGATCATGCAATGTGTTTCGTATATCGGAGAACTTGAGCGCATGACCCAGTTCAAGGATAAGTCGGAAGGACAAGAAGGGGTTTCCGCGGCACTATTGACCTATCCACCGTTGATGGCCGCAGATATTCTCTTGTATAACACCGACGTTGTCCCAGTCGGGGAAGACCAAAAGCAGCATTTGGAACTGACCCGCGATTTGGCGGAACGGTTCAACAGACGCTATGGGGAAGTCCTGACAATTCCAGAAGTGCGCATTCCGAAAAACGGGGCCCGCGTCAAGTCCTTGCAAGATCCGGTGAAAAAAATGAGCAAATCGGATCCGAATAAGAAGGGGACATTGTATTTATTGGACACGCCAAAAGAAATTGAGAAGAAGATCAAAAGTGCCGTTACCGATTCGGAAGGAGTCGTCCGATTCGACGTGGCTGAAAAACCGGGCGTTTCGAATTTATTGACAATCGAATCCGCGTTAAGTGATGTCGCCATCGACGACCTCGTCGCCAAATATGAAGGGCTCGGCTATGGTGCCTTCAAGACGGGCGTCGCCGAAGCTGTCGTCGCACATCTTACCCCGATCCAGGAGAAGTACTATGAATTGCTCGACTCTACGATCTTGGATGACATCTTGGACCAAGGCGCCGAAAAAGCGAACGCCATCGCATCGGTCACTCTCGGGAAGATGGAGGCCGCGATGGGGCTCGGACGGAAACGGTAA
- a CDS encoding DUF3899 domain-containing protein, with protein sequence MNKAIRYFFLGQLITVVLVLLFHNEFSLLAYVNMSFSVGGIMLFTGLVFFVFSTGFFDVFLITSRKIFTPKHRVEEIDSMRAPSQLFTGSITPLLGGGTLILTGMGIGLLFYYI encoded by the coding sequence ATGAATAAAGCCATCCGATATTTCTTCTTAGGGCAACTTATTACCGTTGTCCTTGTATTGTTATTCCATAATGAATTTTCACTTCTCGCCTATGTAAATATGTCATTTTCCGTCGGCGGTATCATGCTGTTTACCGGGCTTGTCTTCTTTGTTTTTTCTACCGGATTCTTTGATGTTTTTCTCATCACGTCCCGCAAGATTTTCACGCCGAAACATCGGGTGGAGGAAATTGACTCGATGCGGGCACCGTCTCAACTATTTACAGGATCCATCACACCGTTGCTGGGGGGAGGTACGCTGATTTTAACGGGGATGGGCATCGGGCTTCTCTTTTATTACATTTGA
- the opp3b gene encoding oligopeptide ABC transporter permease, with protein MAKYITKRVVYMFISLFLIATFTFILMKLLPGSPLASAAKLSQEQREVVYEKYGLNDPLPVQYVRYMGNLAKGDFGVSFQYKNADVMTLIVKKLKYSMILGGQALLFGTLVGIVLGMIAALKQDTIWDYGSTVIAILGVSIPSFVFAALLQYVFAVHWQWFDVGLWKGWKSSVLPSIALAMGPIAMAARFIRTEMIEVLNSDYILLAKAKGANWFEIAFKHAFRNALIPLITVLGPVAASLLTGSLVVEQIFAIPGIGEQFVKSINSNDYSVIMGTTMFFSVFLIVIILIVDILYGVIDPRIRLSGGAKS; from the coding sequence ATGGCGAAATATATAACGAAGCGAGTCGTTTACATGTTCATCTCCCTATTCCTCATAGCGACGTTTACTTTCATCTTGATGAAACTGCTGCCCGGTTCCCCGCTCGCCTCCGCAGCAAAATTATCACAAGAGCAGCGGGAAGTCGTTTATGAAAAATATGGGTTGAATGATCCGTTGCCTGTCCAGTACGTCCGGTATATGGGCAATTTGGCAAAAGGGGATTTTGGTGTGTCTTTCCAATATAAGAACGCCGACGTCATGACGTTGATTGTGAAAAAGTTGAAGTATTCAATGATACTTGGTGGTCAAGCACTGTTGTTCGGCACATTGGTCGGCATTGTCCTCGGAATGATTGCGGCATTGAAGCAAGATACGATATGGGACTACGGCAGTACGGTCATTGCGATTTTAGGAGTCTCCATCCCTTCTTTCGTATTCGCAGCCTTATTGCAATATGTATTTGCCGTGCATTGGCAATGGTTTGACGTCGGTCTTTGGAAAGGCTGGAAATCGAGCGTGCTTCCATCAATTGCGCTTGCGATGGGGCCGATTGCGATGGCAGCCCGTTTCATTCGAACGGAAATGATTGAAGTATTGAATTCGGATTATATCTTGCTCGCTAAAGCGAAAGGCGCCAACTGGTTTGAAATAGCATTCAAGCATGCTTTCCGGAATGCCTTGATTCCCCTCATTACCGTATTGGGGCCAGTGGCGGCCAGTCTGTTGACAGGCTCCCTTGTCGTGGAACAGATCTTTGCTATCCCTGGAATCGGTGAACAATTCGTCAAATCGATCAACTCAAATGATTATTCCGTCATTATGGGAACTACGATGTTCTTCTCTGTATTCTTGATCGTCATTATTCTAATCGTCGATATTTTATACGGCGTCATTGATCCGCGGATCCGTTTGTCTGGAGGTGCCAAATCATGA